A single window of Candidatus Caccoplasma merdavium DNA harbors:
- a CDS encoding helix-turn-helix transcriptional regulator has product MSKIIYSGSKFREFLSRRGITYQEASAFLGIDKNTIGKAVRGGNLNMSVLLTICNMYHLNISDFFVSEGNDEEAQTHENRTDRQPLPTGHQLPSVSEEFETYKISKKPKFLYENLLASKDQEIALLREMNELYKKQIEMLQEKILENDSKNGF; this is encoded by the coding sequence ATGTCAAAAATTATCTATTCCGGTAGCAAATTCCGTGAATTTCTGTCGCGAAGAGGGATTACCTATCAAGAGGCATCGGCTTTTCTGGGCATCGATAAAAACACCATCGGCAAGGCCGTACGCGGAGGCAACCTCAATATGAGCGTATTGCTGACCATCTGCAATATGTACCACCTCAACATTTCGGACTTTTTCGTGAGCGAGGGCAATGACGAAGAGGCTCAAACCCACGAAAATAGGACCGACCGGCAACCTCTCCCGACCGGACATCAACTACCATCGGTATCGGAAGAGTTCGAAACCTATAAAATTTCTAAAAAACCAAAGTTCCTGTATGAAAATTTATTGGCCTCGAAAGACCAGGAAATCGCCCTGCTTCGAGAAATGAACGAGCTCTACAAGAAACAAATCGAAATGCTGCAAGAGAAGATTCTCGAAAACGACAGCAAAAACGGATTTTGA
- the ubiE gene encoding bifunctional demethylmenaquinone methyltransferase/2-methoxy-6-polyprenyl-1,4-benzoquinol methylase UbiE: protein MTEKPHHNPETILPYDSDESKEVQVQRMFDAIAPVYDRMNRLMTFGLDRGWRKTALKMLRRYHPRRILDVATGTGDLPFMMCRMLDAPSITGIDLSEGMLAIAREKCREQQLHDAVVFEKQDCLSLTFPDASFDAVTVAFGVRNFKRLSQGFAEMYRVLKPGGILMVIELSTPTQFPFAQGYRFYARRVIPMLGRLFSSDKQAYTYLPRSVEAVPQGEEMLSIFRKAGFGEVSYRPLTRGVCTIYIGKK, encoded by the coding sequence ATGACCGAAAAGCCGCACCATAATCCCGAGACGATACTTCCTTATGACAGCGATGAGAGCAAGGAGGTGCAGGTGCAACGCATGTTCGATGCGATAGCACCGGTCTATGACCGCATGAACCGCCTCATGACCTTCGGCCTCGATCGCGGGTGGCGCAAAACGGCCTTGAAGATGCTCCGGCGCTATCACCCCCGTCGCATACTCGATGTGGCCACGGGCACGGGCGACCTCCCTTTTATGATGTGCCGCATGCTCGATGCCCCCTCCATAACGGGCATCGACCTTTCCGAGGGCATGCTGGCCATTGCCCGTGAGAAGTGCCGGGAACAGCAACTGCACGACGCTGTCGTTTTTGAAAAGCAGGATTGTCTTTCGCTAACCTTCCCCGATGCCTCTTTCGATGCCGTGACGGTGGCCTTTGGCGTGCGTAATTTCAAGCGACTGAGCCAAGGTTTTGCCGAGATGTACCGGGTGTTGAAACCCGGGGGAATATTGATGGTGATAGAGTTGTCGACTCCGACACAATTTCCGTTTGCGCAAGGGTACCGGTTTTATGCCCGTCGGGTCATACCCATGTTGGGGCGTTTGTTTTCGAGCGACAAGCAGGCATACACCTATTTGCCCCGTTCGGTCGAAGCCGTTCCGCAGGGCGAAGAGATGTTGTCGATATTTCGTAAAGCAGGGTTTGGAGAGGTTTCTTACCGTCCGCTCACGCGGGGAGTATGCACCATCTATATAGGGAAGAAGTAG
- a CDS encoding phosphoribosylaminoimidazolesuccinocarboxamide synthase, translating to MEKALVKTDFHFPGQKSVYHGKVRDVYNINDELLVMVATDRISAFDVILPKGIPFKGQMLNQIAAKFLDATTDICPNWKVATPDPMVTVGVLCQGFPVEMIVRGYLCGSAWRAYKSGVREICGVKLPEGMKENQKFPEPIITPTTKAEIGEHDADISKEEILARGLATPEEYALLEKYTMELFKRGTQIAAERGLILVDTKYEFGKHDGKIYLMDEIHTPDSSRYFYSEGYEERFAKGEPQKQLSKEFVREWLMDNGFQGKAGQQVPEMTDAIVTSISDRYIELYEHIVGEKFVKADTEDVAARIEKNVTEFLNNRK from the coding sequence ATGGAAAAAGCATTGGTAAAAACCGATTTTCACTTTCCGGGACAGAAAAGCGTGTACCACGGAAAAGTGCGTGATGTGTATAACATCAACGACGAACTGTTGGTTATGGTGGCCACCGACCGCATATCGGCCTTTGACGTGATTCTTCCCAAAGGCATTCCCTTCAAAGGTCAGATGTTGAACCAGATTGCCGCCAAGTTCCTCGATGCGACAACCGACATCTGTCCCAACTGGAAAGTGGCTACCCCCGACCCCATGGTGACCGTCGGTGTGCTGTGCCAGGGATTCCCCGTGGAGATGATCGTGCGCGGATATTTGTGCGGAAGCGCCTGGCGTGCCTACAAGAGCGGTGTACGCGAAATCTGTGGCGTGAAACTGCCCGAAGGCATGAAGGAAAATCAGAAATTCCCCGAGCCCATCATCACCCCCACGACCAAGGCCGAGATAGGGGAGCACGACGCCGACATCTCCAAAGAAGAGATTCTGGCCCGCGGACTGGCTACGCCCGAGGAGTATGCCTTGCTCGAAAAATATACGATGGAACTCTTCAAACGCGGTACGCAGATTGCCGCCGAGCGCGGACTGATTCTTGTCGACACCAAGTATGAGTTTGGCAAACACGACGGGAAAATCTATCTCATGGACGAAATCCATACCCCCGATTCGAGCCGTTATTTCTATTCCGAAGGCTACGAAGAGCGTTTTGCCAAAGGCGAACCGCAGAAACAGCTCTCCAAAGAGTTTGTCCGCGAGTGGCTTATGGACAACGGCTTCCAAGGAAAAGCCGGCCAGCAGGTACCCGAAATGACCGATGCCATCGTCACCTCCATCAGCGACCGCTACATCGAACTCTATGAGCACATTGTTGGTGAGAAATTTGTCAAAGCCGATACCGAAGACGTGGCCGCCCGCATCGAGAAGAATGTGACCGAATTTTTGAATAACCGGAAATAA
- a CDS encoding PhoH family protein gives MIERVIILENVDPVIFYGLNDSNMQLLRTLFPKLRILARGLVVKAIGDEVEMALFEEKVNELIRYCAEYNLLNESVIIDIVKGNRPPEVKKDNLIIHGVNGRPIVARSENQQRLVKAFDENDLVFALGPAGSGKTYVAIALAVRALKNKEVKKIILSRPAVEAGEKLGFLPGDMKEKIDPYLQPLYDALQDMIPATRLKELMDNNVIQIAPLAFMRGRTLGEAVIILDEAQNTSTHQIKMFLTRMGLNAKMIVTGDMSQIDLPPSQRSGLSQAIELLHDVPGIGKVQFSKKDIVRHKLVQRIVEAYDAYDEKCRQQRLWKENEESLRAGKDESCTQKQRT, from the coding sequence ATGATAGAACGCGTCATAATTCTTGAAAATGTCGACCCCGTCATATTTTATGGCTTGAACGACAGTAACATGCAACTGTTGCGCACCTTGTTTCCCAAGTTGCGCATCTTGGCGCGCGGGCTGGTGGTGAAAGCCATCGGCGATGAGGTGGAGATGGCTCTCTTTGAAGAAAAGGTGAATGAGCTCATTCGCTACTGTGCCGAATATAACCTGCTCAATGAATCGGTGATTATCGACATCGTGAAGGGAAACCGTCCGCCCGAGGTGAAAAAAGACAACCTTATCATACACGGGGTCAACGGACGGCCCATCGTCGCCCGTTCAGAAAACCAGCAACGGCTGGTCAAGGCTTTCGACGAGAACGACCTCGTCTTTGCCCTCGGCCCGGCCGGTTCGGGCAAGACCTATGTGGCCATAGCCTTGGCCGTTCGAGCCTTGAAAAACAAGGAGGTGAAGAAGATTATCCTCAGCCGTCCGGCCGTCGAAGCCGGCGAGAAACTCGGTTTCCTCCCCGGCGACATGAAAGAGAAAATCGACCCCTATCTGCAACCGCTTTACGACGCCCTGCAAGACATGATTCCTGCGACCCGCCTCAAAGAGTTGATGGACAACAACGTCATACAGATTGCTCCGCTTGCCTTCATGCGTGGCCGTACCCTGGGCGAAGCCGTCATCATTCTCGACGAGGCCCAAAACACCTCGACCCACCAGATAAAAATGTTCCTCACCCGCATGGGACTCAACGCCAAGATGATTGTCACCGGCGACATGAGCCAGATCGACCTGCCCCCCTCGCAGCGTTCGGGACTGTCGCAGGCCATCGAGCTGCTGCACGACGTGCCCGGCATCGGCAAGGTGCAGTTCTCCAAGAAGGACATCGTGCGCCACAAACTCGTGCAGCGCATTGTCGAGGCTTACGACGCCTATGACGAGAAATGCCGGCAGCAACGCCTGTGGAAAGAAAACGAGGAGAGCCTGCGAGCCGGGAAAGATGAGTCCTGCACCCAAAAACAAAGAACCTAA
- a CDS encoding ROK family protein, producing MTIFNYSVTMKSYVVGIDIGGTNTKLGIVDSRGTVLAKDSIKTNKHQRIEDYIQDLHQAFLSLVESQNLDGEIVGIGVGAPNANYFKGTIEGAVNLPWKGVVPFVKLMEEVFHIPVRITNDANAAAIGEMTYGVARGVKDFIMITLGTGVGSGIVANGQLVYGSDGNAGELGHVIVRPNGRLCGCGRSGCLETYTSATGVARTAREFLELQRVESLLRRIPVQDITSKDVYDAAMAGDALAKEIFEYTGKILGEAFASFVAFSSPKMIVLFGGLTHAGDLIMRPIKEAMEDNLLNIYKGKVELVLSQLNEADAAILGASALGWEAAQ from the coding sequence ATGACCATTTTTAATTACTCTGTTACCATGAAATCGTATGTCGTAGGAATCGATATAGGCGGCACCAACACCAAGTTGGGCATTGTCGACAGTCGCGGTACTGTCTTGGCCAAGGATTCCATCAAAACCAACAAGCACCAGCGCATCGAAGATTATATCCAGGATTTGCACCAAGCCTTCTTGTCGCTGGTCGAATCTCAAAATCTCGACGGGGAAATTGTGGGGATAGGTGTGGGTGCACCCAATGCCAACTATTTCAAAGGAACCATCGAAGGTGCGGTAAATCTGCCTTGGAAGGGCGTTGTACCTTTTGTCAAGCTCATGGAGGAGGTGTTCCATATACCCGTGCGCATCACCAATGACGCCAATGCGGCGGCCATCGGTGAGATGACCTACGGTGTGGCGCGCGGCGTCAAGGATTTTATCATGATTACCCTCGGTACCGGAGTGGGAAGCGGTATCGTGGCCAATGGCCAACTTGTCTACGGCAGTGACGGAAATGCCGGCGAGTTGGGTCATGTCATCGTGCGACCCAACGGTCGCCTGTGCGGTTGCGGCCGCTCGGGCTGTCTCGAAACCTACACCTCGGCCACCGGTGTGGCCCGCACGGCCCGTGAGTTCCTCGAATTGCAACGTGTCGAGAGCCTCCTGCGGCGCATACCCGTGCAAGACATCACCTCGAAAGATGTCTACGACGCCGCCATGGCCGGAGATGCCTTGGCCAAGGAAATCTTTGAATACACGGGAAAAATCCTGGGCGAGGCTTTCGCCAGCTTCGTGGCATTTTCGAGCCCCAAGATGATTGTGCTCTTCGGCGGGCTTACCCATGCCGGAGACCTCATCATGCGTCCCATCAAGGAAGCCATGGAAGACAACCTGCTCAATATCTATAAAGGAAAAGTCGAACTGGTTCTCTCGCAACTCAACGAGGCCGACGCCGCCATTCTCGGTGCCAGTGCCTTGGGCTGGGAAGCCGCGCAGTGA